The window CACGCCTACCTACTGTGCTTTCCACAGAGCAACCTTGTGCAGTAAGGACCGCCCCGTTCAGAACCTGGAGCCCAGGGAGGCTGTCACGTGTAGAAGCTTGCACGGCGTGGTAgaaaggactagaacctggaactgctggccccagctccttctgctcccctccccatccAGCCCAGGCAGCTCGCATGGTCTGAGAGCCCAGAGGGCAGAAAGCCAGAGTTTCAGCACCTTGCATGACCAGGACACAGCGCCGAGTTAGACCCTCTCAGAGGGACAAGTGACTTCAAGGCCCACCACGGGCCCAGTGGGATGCCTGGGCAATATGTCCTGTCACCTGTCCTGCtcatgcccacaaaagctggggtgAGGgggcaatgccaggagccagaaacccaatccaggtctcgcacatgagaggcagggacctaagtacctgggccaccacctgctgcctccagggagtACATGAAccggaagtggagccgggacttgcacCCCAGCACTgtaacatgggatgccggcaccagacGCCCAGTCCCCCTCCACTGTTGGTGGCCACGTGGCAAACCACTGCACAGATGCCCCCCATTTTTATTTGGGTATCTGCAGGCTTCCGCCGTTACAAGCATGCAGGCTGTTCTGGGGAGGAGCACTGTTTCCGTATACTCATCCATGCCTTTCATTTCGGGGTCAGGAGAGAAATTGCTAGGGGTGAGTGGCCGAATGGGTTCATTTTTCATTTGAGCAGCAGAAAGATCTCTTGTCTgtcaaatgtccgcaatggctggggttgggccaggccaaagtcaggcgctaggagctccatccgggtcttgcCGGGACCCAGAGACTTGAGCAATCAGcactgcctcctagagtctgctttggtgggaagctggagccagggccgCCCTATGGGACACAGGGATCACTGCTAAGCTAAGCTGGGCTCTTGGTTAGCGTTTAAGTGACCTAGGACAGAAACCTGGAGTCTcggggcctgctctctggatgGCTCTGGCATCCTCAAAGGGTCTCGTGGGGCTGTCCCCTTGCCTGTCCCGTCTGCAGACCAAGGTGTCCTGAGTGCCCCTTCTCCCCACAGGACGAGGGTGTCACCCACCTGAGGACACTCCTGAGCTGCGAGCCTGCTGCCGACCGCGGCCCCACCCACCTTCCCCATGGAGAAGGGACTGGCTTTGCCCCAGGACTGCCGGGACTTCGGGCACAGCCTGAGGATGAGGAGCAAATACGCCCTGTTTCTGGCGTTTGTGGTGGTAGTTTTTGTCTTCATCGAGAAGGAAAATAAGATCATCTCCAGGTGAGGGATGCGAGCCTTGGTGCATGAACCCCGGGGTGGGGGCGACTGCAGGGCTCGCTGTGCACCTGCGCGCATGCTCCTTCcacagctgagcccagcccctcctgtggcCCCTGGCGGTGGCTCCGTGCAGGACTTCGACTTGGGCTGTGGCCTCCGGCAGCCTGGGTTGGAATCCCCACGTTGGCCCTTCCCAGCTGAGAAAGCCCAAGATACCTGAGTTGCTGGGTCTTCAAGTTTCCTTCCATACATGAAGGCACCTGCCTTGTTGTAACGACTAACGTGAGAACATGAGAGCCTGTAGCCCGGCGCCTGGCACGTAGTTGGTGTCCAGTATTTGCTGCTGTGACTACGTTTTATTATCATTAATATTCTTCCTGACCTGCAGTGAGTCTCTGCATTAGTAATGCATCCCTCTATGAGTCTTGATGCGTGCCTGGGGTGAGCCCAAGAGAAGGCTGGGTagacagggaggcagggctgccaTGTGGGACTGCCCAGGTTGTGTAGGGCTCAACTCCAGAAGGGTGTTCCCCCAGGAGGCTGCTCCGGGAGGGATGCCCCCGCCTCAGCCGCGTTCCCTGTGTGCAGAGGGCCTGGTTAGATTCCTTCTCCTCCCAGGCGCAAGCCCTGGAAGGAAGCGGTGGCCAGGATAGGCAGGTTGGGGACTGGGCTGTACAGCAGCCCCTGCCAGGTCCCTTAGCATACTGTTCCAGGTCACGCTTCCCAGCTCTggcgcagactctgcagctccacAGCTGAAGAGCGAGGGACGAAGCGCTTCCACCTCAGGTGCCCCAGCCCCCTACCCTGCACTTCCCACGACCTGCCCCAGGCGAACCCCGCACACACACATCCTTGCCCCAGAGCCCGCTTCTCAAGatgggcgtgggggggggggcgtggaaGACTGCTTGGCCTTGCCAATCACTCACCGCCTCGCCCCGCTCTGGTCTCAACAGGGTCTCGGACAAGCTGAAGCAGATCCCCCAGGCTCCGGCAGAGGCCAACAGCACCGATCCCGCGCTCGTCTTGGCGGAGAACGCGTCCCTCTTGTCCCTGAGCGAGCTGGACTCGGCCTTCTCGCAGCTGCGGGGCCGCCTGCGCAACCTCAGCCTGCAGCTGGGCGTGGAGCAGGCGGAGgaggcgcccccgcccccggccggcgCGGGGCCGCGGCGCCACGTGCTGCTCATGGCCACCACGCGCACGGGCTCCTCGTTCGTGGGCGAGTTCTTCAACCAGCAGGGCAACATCTTCTACCTCTTCGAGCCGCTGTGGCACATCGAGCGCACCGTGTCCTTCGAGCCGGGGGGCGCCAACGCGGCGGGCTCGGCGCTGGTGTACCGCGACGTGCTGCAGCAGCTCTTCCTGTGCGACCTGTACGTGCTGGAGCACTTCATCAGCCCGCTGCCCGAGGACCACCTGACGCAGTTCATGTTCCGCCGCGGCTCCAGCCGCTCGCTGTGCGAGGAGCCCGTGTGCACGCCGCTGGTCAAGAAGGTCTTCGAGAAGTACCATTGCAAGAACCGCCGCTGCGGCCCGCTCAACGTGACGCtggctgccgaggcctgccgccgCAAGGAGCACATGGCGCTCAAGGCCGTGCGCATCCGCCAGCTCGAGTTCCTGCAGCCGCTGGCCGAGGACCCGCGCCTGGACCTGCGCGTCATCCAGCTGGTGCGCGACCCGCGCGCCGTGCTGGCCTCCCGCATGGTGGCCTTCGCCGGCAAGTACGAGCCCTGGAAGAAGTGGCTGGCCGCGGGCCAGGACCGGCTGGGCGAGGAGGAGGTGCAGCGGCTGCGGGGCAACTGCGAGAGCATCCGCCTGTCGGCCGAGCTGGGCCTGCAGCAGCCGGCGTGGCTGCGCGGCCGCTACATGCTGGTGCGCTACGAGGACGTGGCGCGCAGGCCCCTGGAGAAGGCGCGCGAGATGTACCGCTTCGCCGGCATCCCCCTgaccccgcaggtggaggactggATCCAGAAGAACACGCAGGCGGCCCGCGACGGCAGCGGCATCTACTCCACCCAGAAGAACTCCTCAGAGCAGTTTGACAAGTGGCGCTTCAGCATGCCCTTCAAGCTGGCGCAGGTGGTGCAGGCCGCCTGCGGCCCGGCCATGCGCCTCTTCGGCTACAAGCTAGCGCGCGATGCCGCTACCCTCACCAACCGCTCCGTCAGCCTACTGGAGGAGCGGGGCACCTTCTGGGTCACGTAGGGGGCCCGGGGCACCCAGGACGGCCCCTCGTGATAAGGCCCGCCTGCCTTCCCCACACCCGGGCCGGCggtgagccacagccctggcacGGGGCGCTGGGAGtgctgccgccgccaccgccgccgccgtaGCAGTAGCGCCCCAACCCGCCCCCAGTCAGCTAGcttccccgccgccgccgcggccctgGGGCTCTCGCTGAGAACGGACAGCGCCTGACCCCTAGGGGGACGCCACACTGGACCTCAGGGGCTGCGGCCCCCTGAGCAGGCCCTGGCAGGCCTGGGCCTGTTGCCagccttcctccctgtctcccacccaAGAACAGGCGCAACACCCTGCTCCCACCGCGAGCCGGAGTCCAGCCATTTAACGACCAGAAGGGGCTTGGGTCCTGACCAGTCACGGCCAGCGGCCCTGCACCCCTCAGTGTTCCCCCTTTGCATTTCTGGGTTGTGGCGAAGCCTGCGGTCTGGGCGGAACATTGCAGAGGGTGCCCGGAGTGGGGGTGGTAGTGGAGGCACATCGGGTGGCTGGAACTGGATGCCTTAGTGAGCAGGAGAGCCCGCACTACTTCTGATGAATGTCAGCCCCACCCAGAGCTACGGAGCACGCGTGTGCCTGTAaagacatgcatgcacacagaagCGTCACAAAAACGCAGAGCCGCACACATGCAAGGATATGCATACAAGCTGCCGCGTGGCTCTGTGTCCAGGCCTGCAGAGGAGCCTTGAGTGGCGCTTCGGGGTCACCTGGAGGAGCGGGGGAAGGAAACCTGCTCAAGGGCAGTGACACCCAACACTGCCCCCCGCAGCCAGATTTGGGGCTGAGTGGTAGGCTCGGaactgcagcacacacacacacaccccgcttgGATGGTGGGGGCCGTCTCCTGtggccccccccccaggccctcaTGTTGGCAGGCAGACTGTTCTGAACTGAGGTGGCCCGGCTGGCTCCCAGAGAGCATGTCTGTATTTGAAGGCTGCCTGGAGCCCAACCAGAAGCAGCTGTGGTCCCcggaggcaggaggcagcccaCAAGTCTGGTCCTgtccagccaggcctcctgtgcgacagaaacaagaagaaagtggggggggggggatgggaaaAGGGGTGGAGTCACATCATTCACGCCTCTCCCTCCGCCTAGCGGTCACAGGTCAGCCACAGGTGGCCATGGTTGTAATTAGTGTCCCTAGGACGCTTCTTTAGGTCTCTAGGGAAAGTATTGCTCAACTTGGGACAGGCTGAGTTTTATTGGGGTTTTTAGGTTATTTATGGCTTGGTGTCTTTTTGCTCTGGGGCTGTGACTCTGCAGCAGAACCGCTACCCCGAGGGCTtggaggaggcgggggggggggggggaccagcagggaggaggaggcgccCAGGTGCACCAGCTGCGTGTCCAGAAGCAACAGAGATTGGCCGCCCCCTGCCtccagagagaggcaggagggaagaTCACCCCTCTATGGGGGGGGCACAGGCCTTGGGACCAAGCAGTGAGTGTCCCCAAAGTGGAAGTCTGGCCCCACACCCTCCCCAAacccaggagaagaacctgggaGCTGCCAGGGATCAGGACGGGCCACCCAGCTCTGGTTCTGACTTCTGGGCAGCCTCTGTGTCACACGCGGCCCACGGTGCAGCCAGAGGGCTGGGGTTTGGTGTAACAGGGACACCGGGGAAGTCCAGCGCCTTGgctgtgggggaggagagagtgtcctggcaggaagctgcagtttgGAAAGACGAGGGTGACACAGGGGACCCCTGTGACCAGCCGCTGGCCTCTGGCACAGGACCTTACTCAAGCCGCCTCGCTCCAGGTCTGGCAGGGCAAGCTTGGGCTGTGCTGGCAGCTGGCCTAGGTTGAGATCTAACTTGGCACACCAGCTCAGAGACCTTGACCGCGGGGCCTGGATGTCTGGGGCAGGCCTGCAAGTGCAGACCGTCCTCCCTGaacccccacctgctgcctccctctgtgtggggctgggggagaagcCACCCACATCCGGGGCTCTTGTTTGCTGCCTGCCTCTGGGGCCATGGCCTCCGAGCCTCAGCTCTCAGCGGCTTCTACCCTTGGGACTTCTCAGGATATTGACAATGTGTACACTGCGAgtggactttatttatttatttggtgaaaagaagagacagaaaatacCTTATTatttgcagggacccaaagctGTACCCAGATCAAGAAGCAGCAGAAAGGAACCATTCCCACAGGAGATGACTGGGGATGCTGCCGGCCCCAGGCCCCTCCGCCGCTGACTCGAAGAGGCACCGGGGAGCCTGCCCTCTGCATTAGCTTTGCCCAAGGGCCTGAGGCAGGCGCAGCTCAAGCAGCTGGGGTGAACCCATCCCCTGGGGCtcagcccggctcctggcttcccgcTGGGTAGAACTGGTTGTAGGCTTGCGTTTGGGGCTCTGTCTAAAGTTGGGAGGGAGAAAGCGGTCCAGCCAGTGCAGTGGGGCCACTGCTGACCAAACCCCACGGAGCAGGGGGTGCCCAGGGAGCCCTCCCGGTGTCATCTTGCCCCATCATCTGTGCAGCCGTGGAGGGAGCTCTGGCAGGAGATTGCGGGGACCCTGAGCCTGGGAGATGGACTCTTGGCCTCGGTGGTGGAGAGCAGACAGACGCACCAGCTGTCTGATCCCAACGCTGACAGCCCCTGCCAGCGCTGGGTGATCCCTCCCACTCCAGGGCCTACTGTAACTGACTACAGCGCCTGGTCCATGATGGGCCCTGGATCTGGAAGACAGGAGCTGAGGACTGGATCGCTGGGTCCCCAGGGCAGTCTCCTCCCACACCATCCCCAGAGTGAAGGGAGTCCCTGggatggaggagagggagggacaggtgcCTGCACAAACCACACGCAAGAGCGACGGGCAACATCGGAGGCCTGGGGTAGGGGAGCCGGGCACTCGCGGGGAGTCCTGGTTTGAGGTTCTACCAGGTGCCAGGGAGAAGGCCCAGGGGGTCCTGCATGAGCCACAGTTCCCAAGATAGCAGAAGCTGCTCTTTACCTCAAAAGCAAGAAGATGCCTTAAGAGCGTCTAGGTCCTTCAGTCCCGTGTCCTGTGACCGTTTGACCATATATGGGGGATgaattcactgtgcacttccaAGGATACAGACAGACATGGTGCTATCTGCACAGCTCTTGCTCactggtggcccaggtactttaTTTGGGGAAAGGATGACCCATGTCACCTGCTTCCTCTACCACCAGCCTGGCACTGGGCACCGCCTGGAGTCTCCAGCTCATCTCTGTATTCCAGGCTGCGCTATCCTGTTGCCAGGGCCATGGTGCATGGCCACAAAGCACGAGGAAGGCCCTGGCGTGGCGTACGTGGGTgtggcatgtgtatgtgtgtcctcGCGTGTGCTCGGGTAGCGTGCAGCTCACTCTGCTCGCCCTCTGGTGCTGCCCGCATTGCTCCCAGCCCCCTCGCCATCATGGTCCCTGCCGTGGCCACAACCTGCCACCTCCTGGAAGGGCGGGGCTTGCCCCTTGGGGGGCTGCCGGCCGCTGGCGGTCAGGGTCTGCTTTGCCGAATAGAATGTGAACCCAAGGCCTGATGCCTTACTTGACTTATTTAATTAAACACAGAAAGATGCAATGAGCAGAACCTGCGATGTGTCTCAGCCTCTTGCTTCCGGTTGCTCTCAGCAGCAAGTGGGTCATAAATATTAACCGACAAAGAATCCGCTGCAGTGGGAGAGAGGCGACATCCATCGTGCAGCTGGGCAGGGAGAGGCCCCATGCGTCCCGCGGGGTGACAGGCATGGAATGTGTGTGTAACGCAGGCGCCCAGTGAGTGAATTTGATGGTCCCGGGATGGCACAGCTGGGGGTACTGCGTGGAGGGGCCAGATGCAAAGATGAGGTGCGGGAGCGAGACACAGCCGTGTGTCACAGCCCAAAGGCCGGAGCGAGCCCCAGCTCGG of the Oryctolagus cuniculus chromosome 15, mOryCun1.1, whole genome shotgun sequence genome contains:
- the CHST3 gene encoding carbohydrate sulfotransferase 3; its protein translation is MEKGLALPQDCRDFGHSLRMRSKYALFLAFVVVVFVFIEKENKIISRVSDKLKQIPQAPAEANSTDPALVLAENASLLSLSELDSAFSQLRGRLRNLSLQLGVEQAEEAPPPPAGAGPRRHVLLMATTRTGSSFVGEFFNQQGNIFYLFEPLWHIERTVSFEPGGANAAGSALVYRDVLQQLFLCDLYVLEHFISPLPEDHLTQFMFRRGSSRSLCEEPVCTPLVKKVFEKYHCKNRRCGPLNVTLAAEACRRKEHMALKAVRIRQLEFLQPLAEDPRLDLRVIQLVRDPRAVLASRMVAFAGKYEPWKKWLAAGQDRLGEEEVQRLRGNCESIRLSAELGLQQPAWLRGRYMLVRYEDVARRPLEKAREMYRFAGIPLTPQVEDWIQKNTQAARDGSGIYSTQKNSSEQFDKWRFSMPFKLAQVVQAACGPAMRLFGYKLARDAATLTNRSVSLLEERGTFWVT